In Ruania zhangjianzhongii, the following proteins share a genomic window:
- a CDS encoding mandelate racemase/muconate lactonizing enzyme family protein: MKVTGYRTLRTVHRWGRPVGDVNGFIASGVTDVPVVIVETDVGIEGVAIGSHADLDRLFPAIEGQDPRAVTTLYDAMLARVFKSSHAGATFGGLGTLDSALWDIKAKAAGEPLWRLLGAGDRFVHGYASGLDAALSAEQLETLYRSFAERSFTSAKLKGGRNVEADLRRFAVLTDVLSVNTPTPALMLDVNECWNLKQAVRYVSTLEEQVDLTWIEEPLRRWDATGHARLSRSVKAAVATGENLTGLELYRPLLDAGGADIVQAGAIWGITHFLRVAVAAHSRDLPVSPVGLTANYAVAAAAAAVPNHLSAEVQDLGVPVGLALDQQIVDGGIVLGDRPGGGIEVDQHLIAAAREAGDWEEPAGPHVRPIRAGLRLVDNGTWGE; encoded by the coding sequence ATGAAGGTCACTGGCTATCGCACGCTGCGGACGGTCCACCGCTGGGGTCGCCCGGTCGGCGACGTCAACGGGTTCATCGCCTCCGGCGTGACCGACGTGCCGGTGGTGATCGTGGAGACCGACGTCGGCATCGAAGGCGTCGCGATCGGTTCGCACGCCGATCTCGACCGACTCTTCCCGGCGATCGAGGGGCAGGACCCGCGAGCGGTCACAACGCTGTACGACGCCATGCTGGCGCGGGTGTTCAAGTCCTCGCACGCCGGGGCGACCTTCGGCGGCCTTGGCACGCTCGACAGCGCGCTGTGGGACATCAAAGCCAAGGCGGCTGGCGAACCGCTGTGGCGGCTCCTCGGCGCCGGGGACCGGTTCGTGCACGGCTACGCCTCCGGTCTTGACGCCGCACTCTCCGCTGAGCAGCTCGAGACGTTGTACCGCTCCTTCGCCGAGCGTTCCTTCACCTCGGCCAAGCTGAAGGGCGGGCGCAACGTCGAGGCGGATCTACGCCGGTTCGCCGTCCTGACCGACGTGCTCTCCGTCAACACGCCGACGCCCGCGCTGATGCTCGATGTGAACGAGTGCTGGAACCTCAAGCAGGCCGTGCGCTACGTGAGCACCCTGGAGGAGCAGGTCGACCTCACCTGGATCGAGGAACCGCTCCGGCGCTGGGACGCCACCGGGCACGCCCGGCTGAGCCGGTCGGTCAAGGCTGCCGTGGCGACCGGGGAGAACCTCACCGGACTGGAGCTGTACCGTCCGCTGCTGGACGCGGGCGGCGCCGACATCGTCCAGGCGGGTGCGATCTGGGGAATCACGCACTTCCTCCGGGTGGCTGTGGCCGCGCACAGCCGGGACCTCCCGGTCTCACCGGTGGGCCTGACCGCGAACTACGCCGTCGCCGCTGCCGCAGCCGCCGTTCCGAACCATCTGTCCGCAGAGGTCCAGGATCTCGGTGTGCCGGTGGGGCTGGCGCTGGACCAGCAGATCGTCGACGGCGGGATCGTCCTGGGGGACCGGCCCGGCGGCGGGATCGAAGTCGACCAGCACCTGATCGCCGCGGCGCGCGAGGCCGGCGACTGGGAAGAACCCGCAGGCCCGCACGTCCGCCCGATCCGGGCCGGCCTGCGGCTGGTGGACAACGGAACGTGGGGAGAATGA
- a CDS encoding MBL fold metallo-hydrolase — translation MELRPGLHRIQAPLGERFIAMYLLTGPDGALLFDTGVAESVPGTLAPYLQRIGFDPAGLRWVISSHCDFDHTGGNAALRELAPHAELAAGRADVPMTEDLELLITGRYGEFAALDRFDDPPETTAEIRRSTALVGVDRALDGGESFDLGGGRQIEVIAAPGHSPGHLALWDPANSALLISDAVLGETVPTADGQPAFPPTYRDTSAYVQTIRTLGEYPADLLLTAHYPIYEGSEVSTFLATSLAYTERVDAVIAEVLAAGEELTSLELIHRSAKALGPWNAEACEYLIFPMTGNLERLTRDGRVVEGTRDGLRTWRWAA, via the coding sequence ATGGAACTGCGACCAGGACTGCACCGAATCCAGGCACCGCTGGGCGAACGCTTCATCGCGATGTATCTGCTCACCGGTCCCGATGGTGCCCTGCTCTTCGACACCGGTGTGGCCGAGTCGGTACCAGGCACCCTCGCGCCCTATCTCCAGCGCATCGGCTTCGACCCGGCCGGGCTGCGCTGGGTGATCAGCTCGCACTGCGACTTCGACCACACCGGTGGCAACGCCGCGCTACGCGAGCTGGCACCGCACGCCGAGCTTGCCGCCGGCCGCGCCGATGTGCCGATGACCGAGGACCTCGAGCTGCTGATCACCGGGCGCTACGGCGAGTTCGCCGCGCTGGACCGGTTCGATGATCCCCCGGAGACCACCGCCGAGATCCGGCGCAGCACGGCACTGGTCGGCGTCGATCGTGCCCTGGACGGAGGGGAGAGCTTCGACCTCGGCGGCGGCCGGCAGATCGAGGTGATCGCCGCACCCGGGCACTCGCCCGGCCACCTGGCGCTCTGGGATCCGGCCAACAGTGCACTGCTGATCTCCGATGCGGTACTCGGCGAGACGGTACCGACCGCGGACGGCCAGCCCGCCTTCCCGCCGACCTACCGGGACACCAGCGCCTACGTGCAGACCATCCGCACGCTCGGCGAGTACCCGGCGGACCTGCTGCTGACCGCCCATTACCCGATCTACGAAGGCAGCGAGGTGAGCACCTTCCTCGCCACCTCGCTCGCCTACACCGAGCGGGTCGACGCCGTGATCGCCGAGGTCCTTGCCGCCGGGGAGGAGCTGACCTCGCTGGAGCTGATCCACCGCAGCGCGAAGGCGCTCGGCCCCTGGAACGCCGAAGCCTGCGAGTACCTGATCTTCCCGATGACCGGAAACCTGGAACGACTGACCCGGGACGGCCGGGTCGTCGAGGGCACCCGGGACGGCCTGCGGACCTGGCGGTGGGCAGCATGA
- a CDS encoding Gfo/Idh/MocA family protein, translated as MSAVRLGAIGAGWWATSNHFPLFAARKDVELVGVCGRGPGLEDIRAQFGFDFATEDADELLAADIDAVVISTPHDLHHPLAAQALDRGLHVLCEKPMTLRADQAWDLADRAERAGTVFLVPYGWNYKPFTVAAKQMLDGGRIGQIQYVLCHMASPTRGLFGSDPTHMLARWNSDTAPNPTTWSSPEHGGGYAHGQVTHSSALLFWLTGLRAATVAGRVSNAGAAVDLFDAGVVRFDNGALGTLSGAATLADGDRYQVDIRLFGTEGVLMIDAERERVSLSRYDGQREDIPIAPEEGDYECLVPPARFIDLITGASQENNSDAAVAARSVELIDALLRSSAAEGRETPVH; from the coding sequence ATGAGCGCGGTACGCCTGGGCGCGATCGGCGCCGGCTGGTGGGCCACCAGCAACCACTTCCCGCTGTTCGCGGCACGCAAGGACGTCGAGCTGGTCGGGGTGTGCGGGCGCGGCCCGGGACTGGAGGACATCCGCGCGCAGTTCGGCTTCGACTTCGCCACCGAAGACGCTGACGAGCTGCTCGCCGCGGACATCGACGCCGTCGTGATCTCCACTCCGCACGACCTGCACCACCCGCTCGCCGCACAAGCGCTCGACCGCGGACTGCACGTGCTCTGTGAGAAGCCGATGACCTTACGCGCCGATCAGGCGTGGGACCTTGCCGATCGCGCGGAGCGCGCGGGCACCGTGTTCCTGGTGCCGTACGGCTGGAACTACAAGCCGTTCACCGTGGCAGCCAAACAGATGCTCGACGGCGGTCGCATCGGTCAGATCCAGTACGTGCTCTGTCATATGGCCTCACCCACCCGCGGGCTGTTCGGCAGCGACCCGACCCACATGCTGGCGCGGTGGAACTCCGATACCGCCCCGAACCCGACCACCTGGTCCAGCCCAGAACACGGCGGCGGGTACGCCCACGGTCAGGTCACGCACTCCTCGGCCCTGCTGTTCTGGCTCACCGGCCTGCGCGCCGCCACGGTCGCGGGCCGGGTGAGCAATGCCGGCGCCGCGGTGGACCTGTTCGATGCCGGTGTGGTCCGGTTCGACAACGGAGCCCTCGGCACCCTCTCCGGCGCAGCGACCCTCGCCGACGGCGACCGGTACCAGGTGGACATCCGGCTGTTCGGCACCGAAGGCGTGCTGATGATCGACGCCGAACGGGAACGGGTCAGCCTGAGCCGCTACGACGGGCAGCGCGAAGACATTCCGATCGCCCCCGAGGAGGGCGACTACGAGTGCCTGGTCCCACCGGCGCGGTTCATCGACCTGATCACCGGAGCCAGCCAGGAGAACAATTCCGACGCCGCGGTGGCAGCGCGCTCGGTCGAGCTGATCGACGCGCTGCTGCGTTCCTCGGCCGCCGAGGGGCGCGAGACCCCCGTGCACTGA
- a CDS encoding CaiB/BaiF CoA transferase family protein codes for MAEKSTGKILDGYRVIDCSIAMAGPFAAQRLGDLGADVLKVEPTKGEWQRYAAAGGAQGNTVNVSFLSLNRNKRSLAVDLKSDDGRQIVRDLIATADVFLQNYRPGVAARLGLDYETLAAINPSLVYVSISGYGEDGPYRDRPGQDLILQAMTGAMLSAGRAGEPPTPAGLFLADAVTASTAFEGVLAALLHRERTGEGQLVTVNMLDALTTLQMQELSVYTVGGVPQERGEEPNAHVYIRAPYGVFATSDGYLALAFADLSTLSEVLDEPSLAGLDPEEHGWTHRDELYATVARHLKDRTTQHWLDVLLPAGLWVGPVQGYADLVEDPQILHNGTFVEYEHPTEGWVKTPGFPYRFAKTPPSVDRGAPLVGEHTREILTELGIESERVQALEESGAIAATAPVRQ; via the coding sequence ATGGCAGAGAAGTCCACCGGCAAGATCCTGGACGGCTACCGGGTGATCGACTGCTCGATCGCCATGGCCGGCCCGTTCGCCGCCCAGCGTCTGGGTGACCTCGGCGCCGATGTCCTCAAGGTCGAACCGACCAAGGGGGAGTGGCAGCGGTACGCCGCGGCCGGTGGCGCCCAGGGGAACACGGTGAACGTCTCGTTCCTCTCCCTGAACCGCAATAAGCGCTCCCTGGCCGTGGACCTGAAGTCCGACGACGGTCGACAGATCGTCCGTGACCTGATCGCCACCGCGGACGTCTTCCTGCAGAACTACCGGCCCGGCGTCGCCGCCCGGCTCGGCCTGGACTACGAGACTCTCGCGGCGATCAACCCCTCGCTGGTGTACGTGTCGATATCCGGCTACGGCGAGGACGGACCTTACCGGGACCGCCCAGGCCAGGACCTGATCCTGCAGGCGATGACCGGGGCGATGCTCTCCGCCGGCCGCGCCGGTGAGCCGCCCACACCCGCCGGTCTGTTCCTCGCCGACGCCGTCACCGCCTCCACCGCCTTCGAAGGAGTGCTCGCCGCCCTGCTGCACCGGGAGCGCACCGGGGAGGGGCAGCTGGTCACCGTGAACATGCTCGACGCCCTGACCACGCTGCAGATGCAGGAGTTGTCCGTCTACACCGTGGGCGGAGTGCCGCAGGAGCGCGGCGAGGAGCCGAACGCACACGTCTACATCCGCGCCCCGTACGGGGTGTTCGCCACCAGCGACGGCTACCTCGCGCTCGCGTTCGCGGACCTGAGCACCCTCAGCGAGGTGCTCGACGAACCCTCGCTGGCCGGGCTCGACCCGGAAGAGCACGGCTGGACCCACCGCGACGAGCTGTACGCCACAGTGGCGCGCCACCTCAAGGACCGGACCACCCAGCACTGGCTTGATGTGCTGCTCCCGGCCGGGCTGTGGGTCGGGCCGGTGCAGGGTTACGCGGACCTGGTCGAGGACCCGCAGATCCTCCACAACGGCACCTTCGTCGAGTACGAGCACCCCACCGAGGGGTGGGTGAAAACCCCCGGGTTCCCCTACAGGTTCGCCAAGACCCCGCCGTCGGTGGACCGCGGCGCCCCGCTGGTCGGTGAGCACACCCGGGAGATCCTCACCGAGCTTGGCATCGAGTCCGAGCGGGTGCAGGCTCTGGAAGAATCTGGCGCGATCGCCGCCACCGCCCCGGTGCGGCAGTGA
- a CDS encoding carbohydrate ABC transporter substrate-binding protein, translating into MTDFLGLTWDHPRGRNALAAAAPRLGGGDRLHWHVQPLEGFESAPIDELARSYDLLVLDHPHLGDALATASLRPLDELVDAEQIRAWEQAAIGPTLASYRMAGQLWALPLDAATQVSARRRDLVPDAPTTWGEAEQLAERGLLALSLAGPHAFLSLCSVAVSFGDNPGSTPGGLFHRPTAQRALALLTHLAARAPEGTELLNPIGLLGRMRDHGDIGYLPLVYGYVTYSAPELAFGTVPTENGRIGSTLGGTGIAVTRRSEPSPALLDHLRWLLREQTQRTFIPAHDGQPGIRAAWTDLDVDTAAHGFYSGTRAVLEAAWVRPRLPGYIPFQSAASAIVRAAISGGRSGASALDELEERFAQLGTHPSREDLP; encoded by the coding sequence GTGACCGACTTCCTCGGGCTGACCTGGGACCACCCGCGCGGCCGGAACGCCCTGGCGGCAGCCGCCCCTCGGCTCGGCGGCGGCGACCGCCTGCACTGGCACGTCCAGCCGCTGGAGGGGTTCGAGTCCGCACCGATCGACGAGCTCGCCCGCAGCTACGATCTGCTCGTGCTGGACCACCCGCACCTCGGTGACGCGCTCGCCACCGCCAGCCTGCGGCCGTTGGACGAGCTGGTCGACGCCGAGCAGATCCGTGCCTGGGAGCAGGCGGCGATCGGGCCGACGCTCGCCTCCTACCGGATGGCCGGGCAGCTGTGGGCGCTGCCGCTGGACGCCGCGACGCAGGTCTCCGCCCGGCGCCGGGACCTGGTCCCGGACGCCCCGACCACGTGGGGTGAGGCAGAGCAGCTGGCCGAGCGGGGCCTCCTCGCTCTGAGCCTGGCCGGACCGCACGCCTTCCTCTCCCTCTGTTCGGTCGCCGTTTCCTTCGGGGACAACCCGGGCAGCACGCCCGGCGGGCTGTTCCACCGCCCGACGGCGCAGCGCGCCCTGGCACTGCTGACTCACCTGGCCGCTCGCGCACCCGAAGGCACGGAGCTGCTCAACCCGATCGGGCTGCTGGGCCGGATGCGCGATCACGGCGATATCGGCTACCTGCCACTGGTGTACGGCTACGTCACCTACTCCGCACCGGAGCTGGCCTTCGGCACCGTGCCGACCGAGAACGGGCGGATCGGCTCCACTCTGGGTGGCACCGGGATCGCCGTCACCCGCCGGTCGGAGCCGTCGCCGGCGCTGCTGGACCACCTGCGCTGGTTGCTCCGGGAGCAGACACAGCGCACCTTCATCCCCGCCCACGACGGCCAGCCGGGCATCCGCGCAGCCTGGACCGACCTGGACGTCGATACCGCGGCGCACGGCTTCTACTCCGGCACCCGCGCAGTGCTCGAGGCCGCCTGGGTCCGGCCCCGCCTCCCGGGCTACATCCCGTTCCAGTCCGCGGCGTCGGCCATCGTGCGCGCGGCGATCAGCGGCGGACGCAGCGGCGCCAGCGCGCTGGACGAGCTTGAGGAACGCTTCGCGCAGCTCGGCACGCACCCCAGCAGAGAGGACCTGCCATGA